Proteins encoded within one genomic window of Mesobacillus subterraneus:
- a CDS encoding sugar O-acetyltransferase, whose translation MKSEKEKMLAGEMYNPADPLLVKEREEARRKVRIYNQTSETEGEKRTQLLKKLLGSTGEIVVMEPNIRFDYGYNTHVGENFFANFDCTILDVCEVRFGDNCMLAPGVQIYTATHPLHPTERNSGREYAKPITFGNNVWIGGSAIINPGVTVGDNVVIASGAVVTKDVPDNVVVGGNPARVIKQIEL comes from the coding sequence ATGAAATCGGAAAAAGAGAAGATGTTGGCTGGGGAAATGTACAATCCTGCTGACCCATTATTAGTTAAGGAACGTGAGGAAGCTAGACGAAAAGTTAGAATATATAATCAAACATCGGAAACCGAAGGGGAAAAACGCACACAGTTATTAAAGAAATTACTCGGTTCAACCGGGGAAATCGTCGTTATGGAGCCGAATATCCGCTTTGATTATGGCTATAACACCCATGTGGGAGAGAACTTTTTTGCGAATTTCGATTGTACCATATTGGATGTTTGTGAAGTTCGCTTTGGCGACAATTGCATGCTGGCACCTGGCGTCCAGATCTATACAGCAACACATCCACTTCATCCAACTGAACGGAATTCAGGGCGGGAATATGCCAAGCCGATTACGTTTGGAAATAATGTCTGGATTGGAGGAAGTGCCATCATAAACCCGGGGGTAACGGTGGGCGACAATGTCGTAATTGCATCAGGAGCAGTTGTTACGAAGGATGTGCCAGATAACGTTGTCGTTGGCGGCAATCCAGCGAGAGTTATTAAACAGATTGAACTTTAA
- a CDS encoding ribonucleotide-diphosphate reductase subunit beta, producing the protein MTQLKKRTLVDVEAPNASTGILNGQSSNILNWDDVRFPWAYPKYKRMLGNFWTPFEINMSKDIKQFPMLSEKEQDAFLKIIGLLALLDSIQTDYAGKVADYLTDSSLNALMIILAQQEVIHNHSYSYVLSSIVTKSKQQEVFDYWRTEPILRKRNEFITDGYKGFAENPSIENLLHSIVYDVILESLFFYSGFAFFYNLARNQKMVGTSTMINYINRDEQLHVGLFEKIFKEILHENPEYNTKSLREFGTAAFREAARLEIEWADYIIGNEINGLLMSDVEAYIKFMANKRAEQLGFPAPFEGHRTNPLRWIIAYQEVDLGKTDFFEQKSRQYTKTSADNGFDEL; encoded by the coding sequence ATGACACAATTGAAGAAAAGAACTCTTGTAGACGTTGAAGCTCCCAATGCTTCGACAGGCATTTTAAATGGTCAGAGTTCCAATATATTGAATTGGGATGATGTGCGTTTCCCCTGGGCTTATCCAAAATATAAGAGAATGCTGGGGAATTTCTGGACTCCTTTTGAGATCAATATGTCAAAGGACATTAAGCAATTCCCCATGCTTTCCGAAAAGGAACAGGATGCCTTTTTAAAAATCATCGGGCTGCTGGCACTCCTTGACAGCATTCAAACTGACTATGCAGGTAAAGTTGCCGATTATCTCACCGACTCCAGCTTAAATGCACTGATGATCATTTTGGCTCAGCAGGAAGTAATCCATAATCATTCCTACAGCTATGTGCTGTCAAGCATCGTAACCAAATCAAAGCAGCAGGAAGTGTTCGACTATTGGAGGACAGAACCAATCCTGCGCAAGCGGAATGAATTTATAACAGACGGTTATAAAGGTTTCGCGGAAAATCCAAGCATTGAAAATCTATTGCATTCGATTGTCTATGATGTCATTCTTGAAAGCCTGTTTTTCTACTCGGGCTTTGCCTTCTTTTATAATCTGGCCCGAAATCAGAAAATGGTCGGCACCAGCACGATGATTAACTACATCAACCGTGACGAACAGCTGCATGTGGGGTTATTCGAAAAGATTTTCAAAGAGATTCTGCATGAAAATCCCGAATACAACACAAAATCATTGAGGGAATTTGGTACCGCAGCCTTCCGGGAAGCGGCACGTCTGGAGATTGAGTGGGCAGATTATATAATCGGCAACGAGATCAATGGACTGCTCATGTCAGACGTAGAAGCCTATATCAAGTTCATGGCAAACAAACGAGCAGAACAACTAGGCTTTCCTGCCCCCTTCGAAGGACATCGAACCAATCCGTTAAGGTGGATTATCGCCTATCAAGAAGTAGACCTTGGCAAGACCGACTTCTTTGAGCAAAAATCAAGACAGTACACGAAAACATCCGCTGATAATGGGTTTGATGAACTATAA
- a CDS encoding ribonucleoside-diphosphate reductase subunit alpha has translation MNIQVKDEIVAKLIAEIESSFPELDFQSFKEKVDQALEVKDMTVNQVENMLILTAVERIGRNEPEWTYVAAGFYLKKLYKLSANFRNTKIESGYGSFYELINSLIEIGIYDSRVLTSYSREEIDHLEKVIDPERDKLFTYIGLVTMAERYLARTQNGDFAELPQERFMMIAMTLLAEEPKEIRLQLVEEAYWALSNLYMTVATPTLSNAGKSYGQLSSCFIDTVADDLRSIYDCNTDISTLSKNGGGIGVYLGKIRSRGSDIKGFKGVSSGVIPWMKQLNNTAVSVDQLGQRQGAIAVYLDVWHKDIFPFLDAKLNNGDERQRTHDLFTGICIPDIFMEQVEKRGDWYLFDPHEVKRIMGFSLEDYFDEEKGAGSFREKYWDCVYHPGLSHEVVPAIEIFKSIMISQLETGTPYMFYRDQVNRLNANHHKGMIYCSNLCTEITQNMSPTLLEEETVQDGKILIYKKPGDFIVCNLSSISLAKSVMDDVLERVINIQVRMLDNVIDINDIPVLQAQITNKNYRGIGLGTFGWHHLLALKGIKWESEEAIEYCDSLYENIAFLTINASLELAKEKGAYPYFEGSDWSTGQFIEKRQYTGGSWEDLAVEVKQHGIRNGYLMAVAPNSSTSILAGSSASIDPIFRLEYSEEKKDYKIPVTAPDLSAETMWFYKTAYNIDQHWSIRQNARRQRHIDQAISFNFYVTNNIKAKALLDLHMAAWKSGLKTTYYVRSTSSSEFDECESCHS, from the coding sequence ATGAATATCCAAGTAAAGGATGAAATTGTAGCCAAACTGATTGCAGAAATAGAGTCTTCGTTCCCTGAATTGGACTTTCAATCGTTCAAAGAGAAGGTGGACCAAGCACTTGAAGTGAAGGATATGACAGTGAATCAGGTTGAAAATATGCTGATTCTGACCGCAGTTGAACGAATCGGCCGAAACGAACCTGAATGGACATATGTGGCAGCGGGTTTTTATCTGAAAAAATTATACAAGCTAAGCGCAAACTTTCGTAATACAAAAATAGAATCTGGTTACGGTTCTTTCTACGAATTGATCAATAGTTTAATAGAGATTGGGATTTATGACAGTCGAGTTTTAACATCCTACTCCCGAGAAGAAATAGATCATTTGGAGAAAGTCATTGATCCCGAAAGAGACAAGCTGTTTACTTACATAGGCCTTGTGACCATGGCGGAAAGATATCTGGCACGCACACAAAATGGCGATTTTGCCGAATTGCCACAGGAGCGGTTCATGATGATTGCCATGACGTTGCTGGCTGAAGAACCAAAGGAAATACGGCTTCAGTTAGTGGAAGAGGCATATTGGGCGCTTTCCAATCTATATATGACGGTCGCCACACCGACATTATCGAATGCTGGCAAAAGCTATGGTCAATTATCGAGCTGCTTTATTGATACTGTTGCTGATGATTTAAGGAGCATCTACGACTGTAATACAGATATCTCCACCTTGAGCAAAAATGGCGGCGGTATTGGCGTCTATCTTGGGAAAATCAGAAGCCGCGGCAGTGATATCAAAGGTTTTAAAGGGGTCAGTTCCGGAGTTATTCCCTGGATGAAGCAGCTGAATAACACCGCTGTTTCTGTTGATCAATTAGGGCAGCGCCAGGGCGCGATTGCCGTGTACCTCGATGTGTGGCATAAAGATATCTTCCCGTTCCTTGATGCAAAACTGAACAATGGTGACGAGCGACAGCGGACGCATGATTTATTCACTGGCATATGCATCCCCGATATATTTATGGAACAAGTTGAAAAACGAGGCGATTGGTATCTGTTCGACCCACACGAAGTAAAGAGGATCATGGGATTTTCGCTTGAAGATTATTTCGATGAGGAGAAGGGGGCTGGCTCTTTCCGTGAAAAATATTGGGACTGCGTCTACCATCCCGGTTTGTCACACGAAGTCGTCCCTGCTATTGAAATCTTTAAATCGATCATGATCTCTCAGCTTGAAACCGGAACACCTTACATGTTTTACAGGGATCAGGTCAACAGGCTCAATGCCAACCACCATAAAGGGATGATTTACTGCAGCAATCTTTGCACGGAAATCACACAGAATATGAGCCCTACCCTCCTTGAAGAAGAAACAGTGCAGGACGGAAAAATTTTAATCTATAAAAAACCGGGTGACTTTATTGTCTGCAACTTGTCCTCCATTTCTTTAGCAAAAAGTGTGATGGATGATGTCCTTGAGAGAGTGATTAATATCCAGGTCAGGATGCTGGATAATGTCATTGATATCAATGACATTCCCGTTCTCCAGGCCCAGATTACTAACAAGAACTACAGGGGGATCGGGCTGGGAACTTTCGGCTGGCACCACCTGCTCGCTCTTAAAGGAATCAAATGGGAGAGCGAAGAAGCGATTGAGTATTGTGATAGTCTCTATGAAAATATCGCCTTTTTAACCATCAATGCAAGCCTCGAGCTGGCAAAAGAAAAAGGGGCGTATCCTTATTTCGAAGGTTCGGACTGGTCGACAGGACAGTTTATCGAAAAGAGACAATACACAGGTGGAAGCTGGGAGGACCTTGCTGTGGAAGTGAAGCAGCATGGGATCAGGAACGGGTACCTGATGGCTGTAGCACCAAACTCTTCAACCTCAATTCTAGCAGGATCATCAGCTAGCATTGACCCGATTTTCAGGCTTGAGTACTCCGAGGAGAAGAAGGATTACAAGATTCCGGTCACCGCACCGGATCTATCAGCCGAAACCATGTGGTTTTACAAGACAGCCTACAATATTGACCAGCACTGGAGCATCAGGCAGAATGCCCGTCGCCAGCGACATATCGACCAAGCCATTTCGTTTAATTTTTATGTGACAAACAATATTAAGGCAAAAGCGCTGCTGGATCTGCATATGGCTGCCTGGAAGTCCGGATTGAAAACGACGTATTATGTCCGCTCCACCTCAAGCAGTGAGTTTGATGAATGTGAGAGCTGCCATAGTTAA
- a CDS encoding acyl-CoA thioesterase, whose protein sequence is MEGLSANVSRTFQNRLVLPPDTNHLGTIFGGTVLSYIDEIAAIAAMKHSRRAVVTASIDSVNFLSSAVVGDILTLEAVVISTGRTSMEVFVKVESENLKTSRKTLTTTSILTMVAKDDNGAPVPVAKVIPENDEERQMFKTADMRRQRRLEMRKSNQVGGIIDEYPSKG, encoded by the coding sequence ATGGAAGGATTATCAGCAAATGTGTCAAGGACTTTTCAGAACAGGCTCGTTTTGCCGCCGGATACAAACCATCTTGGCACGATTTTTGGCGGAACCGTGCTGTCTTATATTGATGAAATTGCCGCAATAGCAGCAATGAAACACAGCAGAAGGGCTGTTGTCACCGCATCGATTGACTCGGTTAACTTTTTGTCTTCCGCTGTAGTGGGCGATATTTTAACACTCGAAGCGGTCGTCATTTCAACTGGCAGGACGTCGATGGAAGTGTTTGTGAAAGTGGAAAGTGAAAACTTGAAAACTAGCAGAAAAACGCTGACGACCACTTCGATTCTTACCATGGTCGCGAAGGATGACAACGGTGCACCTGTACCGGTTGCGAAGGTCATTCCCGAAAATGATGAAGAAAGGCAAATGTTCAAAACTGCCGATATGAGGAGGCAGCGCAGGCTGGAAATGAGAAAAAGTAATCAAGTTGGAGGGATAATTGATGAATATCCAAGTAAAGGATGA